The proteins below are encoded in one region of Fibrella aestuarina BUZ 2:
- a CDS encoding potassium-transporting ATPase subunit F → MLTLLLIASILVFAYMLYVLIRPEKF, encoded by the coding sequence ATGCTTACGCTCCTGCTCATCGCCTCCATTCTGGTCTTCGCCTACATGCTGTACGTGCTGATCCGGCCAGAGAAATTTTAA
- the kdpA gene encoding potassium-transporting ATPase subunit KdpA, whose product MTTELLGIVATYLITMLLAIPLGKLYAKVFANKPNALDFMAPLERLLYRVGGVDPNRDMTWKENLVALLTINLVWLVYAFVLLLTQGSLPLNPDGNPSMTPDLAFNTAISFLVNCNLQHYSGESGLTYLTQLGVITFLQFVSAATGIAALVLIFRSFLPATTDRSGNFYTFFIKSITRILLPLCLLVAIVLAFNGTPASFDGKDQFISMQGDTVNVSRGPAAGMIAIKHLGTNGGGWFGANSAHPLENPNYLTNMVEMVSQVLIPVAMLFALGFFIQRRKFAWVVYGVMTAGLLVLLVPTILTEIHGNPAIAQLGVGQPTGAMEGKEVRFGPTASAYWSIVTTIISTGSVNSMHDSSMALSGAMELLGMMTNAFYGGCGVGFLNYYIFLIIAVFISGLMVGRTPEFFGRKVEAREMKIASLIAILHPFLILVGTALSSYLVKNGIGSDWAVQPANWLNNPGFHGFSEMLYEYTSSAANNGSGFEGLGDNNIFWNVSTGFLLLLGRFLPIVGPLAIAGLLTQKKFVPESAGTLPTDTGTFGLMTFAVIWIIAALSFFPALALGPLAEYFSLK is encoded by the coding sequence ATGACAACTGAACTACTGGGTATTGTCGCCACGTACCTGATCACGATGTTGCTGGCGATTCCGCTGGGCAAACTCTACGCGAAGGTATTTGCCAACAAGCCCAACGCACTCGACTTCATGGCGCCGCTGGAGCGGCTGCTGTATCGCGTTGGCGGCGTTGACCCCAACCGCGACATGACCTGGAAAGAAAACCTGGTCGCGCTGCTGACAATCAACCTGGTATGGTTGGTCTACGCCTTCGTGCTCCTGCTGACGCAGGGTAGCCTGCCCCTCAACCCCGATGGCAACCCGTCGATGACGCCCGATCTGGCGTTTAACACGGCGATCAGCTTTCTGGTCAACTGCAACCTGCAACATTATTCGGGCGAAAGCGGGCTGACGTACCTGACCCAACTGGGCGTGATCACGTTCCTGCAATTTGTGTCGGCCGCTACGGGCATCGCCGCGCTCGTGCTGATTTTCCGGTCGTTCCTGCCCGCCACGACCGACCGGTCGGGTAACTTCTACACGTTCTTCATCAAGTCGATCACCCGGATTTTGCTGCCGCTCTGTTTGCTGGTGGCGATCGTGCTGGCGTTCAACGGCACTCCGGCCAGTTTCGACGGGAAAGATCAGTTCATCTCGATGCAGGGCGATACCGTCAATGTGTCGCGCGGCCCGGCGGCGGGGATGATCGCCATTAAGCACCTGGGCACGAACGGCGGCGGCTGGTTTGGGGCCAATTCGGCGCACCCGCTCGAAAACCCCAACTACCTCACCAACATGGTCGAGATGGTAAGTCAGGTGCTGATTCCGGTGGCGATGCTGTTTGCGCTGGGCTTTTTCATCCAGCGTCGAAAATTTGCCTGGGTTGTCTACGGCGTTATGACGGCGGGGCTGCTGGTGCTGCTCGTACCCACCATCCTGACCGAGATCCACGGGAACCCGGCCATTGCCCAACTGGGCGTCGGTCAGCCAACGGGCGCGATGGAAGGCAAGGAGGTGCGGTTCGGCCCCACGGCCTCGGCCTACTGGAGCATCGTCACCACGATCATCTCCACCGGCTCGGTCAACTCCATGCACGACTCGTCGATGGCGCTGTCAGGTGCGATGGAACTGCTGGGCATGATGACCAACGCCTTCTATGGTGGCTGTGGCGTGGGCTTCCTCAACTACTACATCTTCCTGATCATCGCCGTCTTTATCTCGGGGCTGATGGTGGGCCGCACGCCGGAGTTCTTCGGGCGGAAGGTCGAAGCGCGGGAGATGAAGATCGCCTCGCTGATCGCCATCCTGCACCCGTTTCTGATCCTGGTCGGTACAGCCTTGTCGAGCTACCTCGTCAAAAATGGCATTGGCAGCGACTGGGCGGTGCAACCCGCCAACTGGCTCAACAACCCCGGTTTCCACGGGTTCTCGGAGATGCTCTATGAATACACCTCATCGGCGGCCAATAACGGGTCGGGCTTCGAGGGGCTGGGGGATAACAACATCTTCTGGAATGTCTCGACGGGCTTCCTGCTGCTGCTGGGGCGGTTCCTGCCGATCGTTGGGCCGCTGGCGATTGCGGGTTTGCTCACGCAGAAAAAGTTTGTGCCGGAGAGCGCAGGTACGTTGCCCACCGACACCGGTACGTTCGGGCTGATGACCTTCGCCGTTATCTGGATCATCGCCGCCCTGTCGTTCTTCCCGGCCCTCGCGCTGGGTCCGCTGGCTGAATATTTCTCACTTAAATAA